A stretch of Megalobrama amblycephala isolate DHTTF-2021 linkage group LG14, ASM1881202v1, whole genome shotgun sequence DNA encodes these proteins:
- the zgc:113263 gene encoding uncharacterized protein zgc:113263 isoform X1 has protein sequence MEALWTKIEDPLSLMSFMVPHLRLLSAAMWQVTEQRQVKHYGMLEEFVIMVTKTVPELLNDHQTAQLILGLRARRLLELCRGQHHVDLEEIQPHMDRIRAPRVNSEVVDEDMEESEACFLDLIRTLISNPEKREHFFKNIFPEEYGPKFDKNLQTLMEVFLLQLDQMISVPDLSQTVSWLRACPSLLEECIHSVSVPKQMKTLLEHHRANGNLQDNESLHSAHNSCTFSSQSLPPLVRVVISSDHTESGDPSESGADLDGQDKDDTDTSSCAAKKRKFKMETEEREDEEDDDDDDQNWPIAAAQSRGKRNSYDSSIGEGLNQTHTKKTSKKSSKRKREDAAEVSREFTFINHLGAYTEESSYQTSDASKVPWSEEETFGLIDIWGKDSVQRSLKDCARNRHIFNLISKKMFERGFTRTAEQCHTRIKRLKMSFRQCHENTVRGERPEWKFYNVLEKIICRKDSTEQEDGINDVSIPEESPGQQAEDDTDWDVLGHVGLEGTRNIPWTDLETQTLIRIWGEDKTQRELRGVLQNGHIFAMISKKMAAHGYVRTAEQCQSRVKRLKLCFKQSYESKHTEGKEQVDFKFYKQMERIMANEESCSSQIKEEESTDIEYQVYKYQEIETAMNCMDDRKKVAWSDAETLILLQLWGNEQVQRNLQLCPHNGHIYLEISEKLNAHGYLRSAEQCHTRIKRLKISYRQCRDSISSPEAERIEFKFYDLMEDIFQKNASSRVSGDNEPNNGIKSDSQDTCSRVDQTASWSDSETVALIDIWAEDEVQEALRGSVHNGHVFADIAEKLNSQGFFKSPEQCRWKIKNLTKNFRQCYERKKCGIENVDCKYYDKLEQVLGDEAFSMDVFDEDDQDAEYQQAAMVAVSESGRKMTWSDRETQALLDIWGDDRVQHSLMSCPKNRHIYRYISKRMMALGFNRTGVQCHSRIKRLKSQFYYDGREECKFYDQLEQIILKDRTADDQDISELESITDSDSDSLALSKPPTVDGPKLAWGDSETHTLISIWGSDHIQERLKGCVKRKPVFQQIALVMAEKGYSRTDEQCRSRIKRLKASYRQCLDNYRNQGEQVEWKFFKQLNKIFEKYPLDETETTTAQEPEAVGRKNPSRSAKAQSSGESDL, from the exons ATGGAAGCTCTATGGACAAAAATCGAAG aCCCTCTTTCATTGATGAGCTTCATGGTGCCACACTTGAGGTTACTGTCAGCAGCCATGTGGCAGGTGACAGAACAGAGACAGGTGAAGCACTATGGGATGCTGGAGGAGTTTGTAATCATGGTGACAAAGACTGTGCCAGAGCTTCTAAATGACCATCAAACAGCCCAGCTTATACTTGGCTTAAGAGCAAGG CGTCTTCTGGAGCTGTGTCGTGGTCAACATCATGTCGACCTGGAAGAAATTCAGCCTCACATGGATCGAATCCGTGCTCCTCGAGTCAACAGTGAG GTTGTTGATGAAGACATGGAGGAATCTGAGGCCTGTTTTTTGGACCTCATTCGGACCCTTATCAGCAATCCCGAAAAGAGGGAGCATTTCTTCAAG AACATCTTCCCAGAAGAATACGGACCCAAGTTTGACAAAAACCTACAGACACTTATGGAAGTCTTCCTCCTACAGCTGGACCAGATGATTTCAGTCCCAGACCTTTCACAG ACGGTCTCTTGGCTCAGGGCCTGTCCGTCTCTTCTGGAGGAATGCATTCATTCAGTTTCTGTCCCGAAGCAAATGAAGACCCTGCTTGAACACCACAGAGCTAATGGAAATCTTCAGGACAATG AGTCTCTTCACTCTGCTCATAACAGCTGTACATTTTCATCTCAATCTCTCCCTCCGCTGGTTCGAGTCGTCATATCCAGCGATCACACAGAATCTGGTGACCCGTCTGAATCGGGAGCCGATTTAGATGGTCAAGACAAAGATGATACAGATACATCTAGCTGCGCTGCTAaaaagagaaaattcaaaatggagaCAGAGGAGAGAGAAGATGAAgaggatgatgatgacgatgatcAAAACTGGCCAATCGCGGCTGCCCAATCTAGAGGAAAGAGGAACAGTTATGACAGCTCTATTGGTGAAGGGCTGAATCAGACACACACCAAAAAAACCTCCAAAAAATCCTCTAAAAGGAAAAGAGAAGATGCCGCAGAAGTGTCCAGAGAGTTCACATTTATCAATCATTTGGGGGCATACACAG AAGAGTCTTCCTACCAGACCTCTGATGCTTCAAAAGTTCCTTGGTCAGAGGAAGAAACGTTCGGCCTCATTGACATATGGGGGAAAGACAGCGTCCAGCGGAGTCTGAAAGACTGTGCCCGCAACCGACACATTTTCAACCTCATCTCTAAGAAGATGTTCGAGAGAGGGTTTACCAGAACAGCAGAGCAGTGTCACACCAGGATAAAGCGCTTGAAAATGAGCTTTCGACAATGCCATGAAAACAC TGTGAGAGGAGAAAGACCGGAATGGAAGTTCTATAATGTTCTGGAGAAAATTATCTGCCGTAAAGACTCTACAGAACAGGAAGACGGAATTAATGATGTCAGCATTCCAGAAGAGTCCCCAGGACAGCAGGCAGAAGACGACACTGACTGGGATGTTCTTGGTCATGTTGGATTAGAGG GCACCAGGAATATCCCATGGACAGACCTAGAGACACAAACCCTCATCAGGATCTGGGGAGAAGACAAAACCCAGCGAGAGCTGAGAGGGGTTCTCCAGAACGGACACATCTTTGCCATGATCTCAAAAAAGATGGCCGCTCACGGTTATGTTCGAACAGCAGAGCAATGTCAGAGTAGAGTGAAAAGACTGAAGCTGTGCTTCAAACAGTCTTACGAGAGTAAACA CACTGAGGGCAAAGAGCAAGTTGACTTTAAATTCTATAAACAGATGGAGAGAATTATGGCTAATGAAGAATCATGCTCATCACAGATCAAAGAGGAGGAGTCAACAGACATCGAATATCAGGTGTACAAGTACCAGGAAATAG AAACCGCAATGAACTGCATGGATGATAGAAAGAAGGTCGCCTGGTCCGATGCCGAGACGCTGATTCTCCTCCAGTTATGGGGCAATGAACAGGTCCAGCGGAACCTTCAGCTTTGCCCTCACAACGGCCACATCTACTTAGAGATCTCTGAGAAGCTGAACGCTCACGGATACCTGCGCTCGGCTGAGCAATGCCATACCAGAATCAAACGACTCAAAATCAGCTACAGGCAGTGCAGGGACAGCATCAG tTCACCTGAAGCTGAACGCATAGAATTTAAGTTCTATGATCTGATGGAAGACATTTTTCAGAAGAATGCTTCATCCAGAGTGTCAGGAGATAATGAACCCAACAATGGCATCAAATCAG ACTCCCAGGACACCTGCAGCAGGGTGGACCAGACAGCATCCTGGTCAGACTCTGAAACTGTAGCTCTAATAGACATTTGGGCAGAAGATGAGGTGCAGGAGGCCCTGAGAGGATCCGTCCATAATGGCCATGTGTTTGCTGATATAgctgagaaactgaacagtcaGGGATTCTTCAAATCACCAGAGCAATGCAGATGGAAGATCAAGAACCTGACAAAGAATTTCCGACAGTGTTACGAAAGGAAAAA ATGTGGCATAGAGAATGTAGATTGTAAATACTATGATAAACTGGAGCAGGTTCTGGGTGATGAGGCCTTTTCCATGGATGTCTTTGATGAAGATGACCAGGATGCAG AATACCAGCAGGCAGCCATGGTAGCCGTATCTGAATCAGGCAGGAAGATGACCTGGTCAGACCGGGAGACGCAGGCCCTGCTCGACATCTGGGGTGATGACCGTGTGCAGCACAGCCTCATGTCCTGCCCCAAAAACAGGCACATATACAGATATATTTCAAAGAGAATGATGGCACTGGGTTTCAACAGAACAGGCGTTCAATGCCACTCGCGTATAAAAAGACTCAAGTCTCAGTTTTACTATGATGG CAGGGAGGAGTGTAAATTCTATGATCAGCTGGAGCAGATTATTTTAAAGGACAGAACAGCTGATGACCAGGACATCAGTGAGCTGGAATCCATAACTGATTCTGATTCAG ACTCCCTAGCTCTCTCCAAACCGCCAACTGTGGACGGGCCAAAGCTGGCATGGGGTGACAGTGAGACGCACACACTTATATCCATCTGGGGGAGCGACCATATCCAGGAGAGGCTGAAAGGCTGTGTCAAACGCAAACCTGTTTTCCAGCAGATCGCACTGGTCATGGCCGAGAAGGGCTACAGCAGGACAGATGAACAGTGTCGCTCCAGGATTAAAAGACTAAAGGCCAGTTACCGCCAGTGTCTTGATAATTACAG AAACCAAGGGGAGCAGGTGGAGTGGAAGTTTTTCAAGcagctaaataaaatatttgagaaGTACCCTCTAGATGAGACCGAAACCACCACGGCTCAGGAGCCAGAGGCAGTTGGGAGAAAAAACCCCAGTAGGTCTGCAAAAGCACAGAGCTCAGGTGAATCTGACTTGTga
- the zgc:113263 gene encoding uncharacterized protein zgc:113263 isoform X3: MEALWTKIEDPLSLMSFMVPHLRLLSAAMWQVTEQRQVKHYGMLEEFVIMVTKTVPELLNDHQTAQLILGLRARRLLELCRGQHHVDLEEIQPHMDRIRAPRVNSEVVDEDMEESEACFLDLIRTLISNPEKREHFFKNIFPEEYGPKFDKNLQTLMEVFLLQLDQMISVPDLSQTVSWLRACPSLLEECIHSVSVPKQMKTLLEHHRANGNLQDNESLHSAHNSCTFSSQSLPPLVRVVISSDHTESGDPSESGADLDGQDKDDTDTSSCAAKKRKFKMETEEREDEEDDDDDDQNWPIAAAQSRGKRNSYDSSIGEGLNQTHTKKTSKKSSKRKREDAAEVSREFTFINHLGAYTEESSYQTSDASKVPWSEEETFGLIDIWGKDSVQRSLKDCARNRHIFNLISKKMFERGFTRTAEQCHTRIKRLKMSFRQCHENTVRGERPEWKFYNVLEKIICRKDSTEQEDGINDVSIPEESPGQQAEDDTDWDVLGHVGLEGTRNIPWTDLETQTLIRIWGEDKTQRELRGVLQNGHIFAMISKKMAAHGYVRTAEQCQSRVKRLKLCFKQSYESKHTEGKEQVDFKFYKQMERIMANEESCSSQIKEEESTDIEYQVYKYQEIETAMNCMDDRKKVAWSDAETLILLQLWGNEQVQRNLQLCPHNGHIYLEISEKLNAHGYLRSAEQCHTRIKRLKISYRQCRDSISSPEAERIEFKFYDLMEDIFQKNASSRVSGDNEPNNGIKSDSQDTCSRVDQTASWSDSETVALIDIWAEDEVQEALRGSVHNGHVFADIAEKLNSQGFFKSPEQCRWKIKNLTKNFRQCYERKKCGIENVDCKYYDKLEQVLGDEAFSMDVFDEDDQDAEYQQAAMVAVSESGRKMTWSDRETQALLDIWGDDRVQHSLMSCPKNRHIYRYISKRMMALGFNRTGVQCHSRIKRLKSQFYYDGREECKFYDQLEQIILKDRTADDQDISELESITDSDSDSLALSKPPTVDGPKLAWGDSETHTLISIWGSDHIQERLKGCVKRKPVFQQIALVMAEKGYSRTDEQCRSRIKRLKASYRQCLDNYRNQGEQVEWKFFKQLNKIFEKYPLDETETTTAQEPEAVGRKNPSRSAKAQSSV; the protein is encoded by the exons ATGGAAGCTCTATGGACAAAAATCGAAG aCCCTCTTTCATTGATGAGCTTCATGGTGCCACACTTGAGGTTACTGTCAGCAGCCATGTGGCAGGTGACAGAACAGAGACAGGTGAAGCACTATGGGATGCTGGAGGAGTTTGTAATCATGGTGACAAAGACTGTGCCAGAGCTTCTAAATGACCATCAAACAGCCCAGCTTATACTTGGCTTAAGAGCAAGG CGTCTTCTGGAGCTGTGTCGTGGTCAACATCATGTCGACCTGGAAGAAATTCAGCCTCACATGGATCGAATCCGTGCTCCTCGAGTCAACAGTGAG GTTGTTGATGAAGACATGGAGGAATCTGAGGCCTGTTTTTTGGACCTCATTCGGACCCTTATCAGCAATCCCGAAAAGAGGGAGCATTTCTTCAAG AACATCTTCCCAGAAGAATACGGACCCAAGTTTGACAAAAACCTACAGACACTTATGGAAGTCTTCCTCCTACAGCTGGACCAGATGATTTCAGTCCCAGACCTTTCACAG ACGGTCTCTTGGCTCAGGGCCTGTCCGTCTCTTCTGGAGGAATGCATTCATTCAGTTTCTGTCCCGAAGCAAATGAAGACCCTGCTTGAACACCACAGAGCTAATGGAAATCTTCAGGACAATG AGTCTCTTCACTCTGCTCATAACAGCTGTACATTTTCATCTCAATCTCTCCCTCCGCTGGTTCGAGTCGTCATATCCAGCGATCACACAGAATCTGGTGACCCGTCTGAATCGGGAGCCGATTTAGATGGTCAAGACAAAGATGATACAGATACATCTAGCTGCGCTGCTAaaaagagaaaattcaaaatggagaCAGAGGAGAGAGAAGATGAAgaggatgatgatgacgatgatcAAAACTGGCCAATCGCGGCTGCCCAATCTAGAGGAAAGAGGAACAGTTATGACAGCTCTATTGGTGAAGGGCTGAATCAGACACACACCAAAAAAACCTCCAAAAAATCCTCTAAAAGGAAAAGAGAAGATGCCGCAGAAGTGTCCAGAGAGTTCACATTTATCAATCATTTGGGGGCATACACAG AAGAGTCTTCCTACCAGACCTCTGATGCTTCAAAAGTTCCTTGGTCAGAGGAAGAAACGTTCGGCCTCATTGACATATGGGGGAAAGACAGCGTCCAGCGGAGTCTGAAAGACTGTGCCCGCAACCGACACATTTTCAACCTCATCTCTAAGAAGATGTTCGAGAGAGGGTTTACCAGAACAGCAGAGCAGTGTCACACCAGGATAAAGCGCTTGAAAATGAGCTTTCGACAATGCCATGAAAACAC TGTGAGAGGAGAAAGACCGGAATGGAAGTTCTATAATGTTCTGGAGAAAATTATCTGCCGTAAAGACTCTACAGAACAGGAAGACGGAATTAATGATGTCAGCATTCCAGAAGAGTCCCCAGGACAGCAGGCAGAAGACGACACTGACTGGGATGTTCTTGGTCATGTTGGATTAGAGG GCACCAGGAATATCCCATGGACAGACCTAGAGACACAAACCCTCATCAGGATCTGGGGAGAAGACAAAACCCAGCGAGAGCTGAGAGGGGTTCTCCAGAACGGACACATCTTTGCCATGATCTCAAAAAAGATGGCCGCTCACGGTTATGTTCGAACAGCAGAGCAATGTCAGAGTAGAGTGAAAAGACTGAAGCTGTGCTTCAAACAGTCTTACGAGAGTAAACA CACTGAGGGCAAAGAGCAAGTTGACTTTAAATTCTATAAACAGATGGAGAGAATTATGGCTAATGAAGAATCATGCTCATCACAGATCAAAGAGGAGGAGTCAACAGACATCGAATATCAGGTGTACAAGTACCAGGAAATAG AAACCGCAATGAACTGCATGGATGATAGAAAGAAGGTCGCCTGGTCCGATGCCGAGACGCTGATTCTCCTCCAGTTATGGGGCAATGAACAGGTCCAGCGGAACCTTCAGCTTTGCCCTCACAACGGCCACATCTACTTAGAGATCTCTGAGAAGCTGAACGCTCACGGATACCTGCGCTCGGCTGAGCAATGCCATACCAGAATCAAACGACTCAAAATCAGCTACAGGCAGTGCAGGGACAGCATCAG tTCACCTGAAGCTGAACGCATAGAATTTAAGTTCTATGATCTGATGGAAGACATTTTTCAGAAGAATGCTTCATCCAGAGTGTCAGGAGATAATGAACCCAACAATGGCATCAAATCAG ACTCCCAGGACACCTGCAGCAGGGTGGACCAGACAGCATCCTGGTCAGACTCTGAAACTGTAGCTCTAATAGACATTTGGGCAGAAGATGAGGTGCAGGAGGCCCTGAGAGGATCCGTCCATAATGGCCATGTGTTTGCTGATATAgctgagaaactgaacagtcaGGGATTCTTCAAATCACCAGAGCAATGCAGATGGAAGATCAAGAACCTGACAAAGAATTTCCGACAGTGTTACGAAAGGAAAAA ATGTGGCATAGAGAATGTAGATTGTAAATACTATGATAAACTGGAGCAGGTTCTGGGTGATGAGGCCTTTTCCATGGATGTCTTTGATGAAGATGACCAGGATGCAG AATACCAGCAGGCAGCCATGGTAGCCGTATCTGAATCAGGCAGGAAGATGACCTGGTCAGACCGGGAGACGCAGGCCCTGCTCGACATCTGGGGTGATGACCGTGTGCAGCACAGCCTCATGTCCTGCCCCAAAAACAGGCACATATACAGATATATTTCAAAGAGAATGATGGCACTGGGTTTCAACAGAACAGGCGTTCAATGCCACTCGCGTATAAAAAGACTCAAGTCTCAGTTTTACTATGATGG CAGGGAGGAGTGTAAATTCTATGATCAGCTGGAGCAGATTATTTTAAAGGACAGAACAGCTGATGACCAGGACATCAGTGAGCTGGAATCCATAACTGATTCTGATTCAG ACTCCCTAGCTCTCTCCAAACCGCCAACTGTGGACGGGCCAAAGCTGGCATGGGGTGACAGTGAGACGCACACACTTATATCCATCTGGGGGAGCGACCATATCCAGGAGAGGCTGAAAGGCTGTGTCAAACGCAAACCTGTTTTCCAGCAGATCGCACTGGTCATGGCCGAGAAGGGCTACAGCAGGACAGATGAACAGTGTCGCTCCAGGATTAAAAGACTAAAGGCCAGTTACCGCCAGTGTCTTGATAATTACAG AAACCAAGGGGAGCAGGTGGAGTGGAAGTTTTTCAAGcagctaaataaaatatttgagaaGTACCCTCTAGATGAGACCGAAACCACCACGGCTCAGGAGCCAGAGGCAGTTGGGAGAAAAAACCCCAGTAGGTCTGCAAAAGCACAGAGCTCAG TCTGA
- the zgc:113263 gene encoding uncharacterized protein zgc:113263 isoform X2 has product MEALWTKIEDPLSLMSFMVPHLRLLSAAMWQVTEQRQVKHYGMLEEFVIMVTKTVPELLNDHQTAQLILGLRARRLLELCRGQHHVDLEEIQPHMDRIRAPRVNSEVVDEDMEESEACFLDLIRTLISNPEKREHFFKNIFPEEYGPKFDKNLQTLMEVFLLQLDQMISVPDLSQTVSWLRACPSLLEECIHSVSVPKQMKTLLEHHRANGNLQDNESLHSAHNSCTFSSQSLPPLVRVVISSDHTESGDPSESGADLDGQDKDDTDTSSCAAKKRKFKMETEEREDEEDDDDDDQNWPIAAAQSRGKRNSYDSSIGEGLNQTHTKKTSKKSSKRKREDAAEVSREFTFINHLGAYTEESSYQTSDASKVPWSEEETFGLIDIWGKDSVQRSLKDCARNRHIFNLISKKMFERGFTRTAEQCHTRIKRLKMSFRQCHENTVRGERPEWKFYNVLEKIICRKDSTEQEDGINDVSIPEESPGQQAEDDTDWDVLGHVGLEGTRNIPWTDLETQTLIRIWGEDKTQRELRGVLQNGHIFAMISKKMAAHGYVRTAEQCQSRVKRLKLCFKQSYESKHTEGKEQVDFKFYKQMERIMANEESCSSQIKEEESTDIEYQVYKYQEIETAMNCMDDRKKVAWSDAETLILLQLWGNEQVQRNLQLCPHNGHIYLEISEKLNAHGYLRSAEQCHTRIKRLKISYRQCRDSISSPEAERIEFKFYDLMEDIFQKNASSRVSGDNEPNNGIKSDSQDTCSRVDQTASWSDSETVALIDIWAEDEVQEALRGSVHNGHVFADIAEKLNSQGFFKSPEQCRWKIKNLTKNFRQCYERKKCGIENVDCKYYDKLEQVLGDEAFSMDVFDEDDQDAEYQQAAMVAVSESGRKMTWSDRETQALLDIWGDDRVQHSLMSCPKNRHIYRYISKRMMALGFNRTGVQCHSRIKRLKSQFYYDGEECKFYDQLEQIILKDRTADDQDISELESITDSDSDSLALSKPPTVDGPKLAWGDSETHTLISIWGSDHIQERLKGCVKRKPVFQQIALVMAEKGYSRTDEQCRSRIKRLKASYRQCLDNYRNQGEQVEWKFFKQLNKIFEKYPLDETETTTAQEPEAVGRKNPSRSAKAQSSGESDL; this is encoded by the exons ATGGAAGCTCTATGGACAAAAATCGAAG aCCCTCTTTCATTGATGAGCTTCATGGTGCCACACTTGAGGTTACTGTCAGCAGCCATGTGGCAGGTGACAGAACAGAGACAGGTGAAGCACTATGGGATGCTGGAGGAGTTTGTAATCATGGTGACAAAGACTGTGCCAGAGCTTCTAAATGACCATCAAACAGCCCAGCTTATACTTGGCTTAAGAGCAAGG CGTCTTCTGGAGCTGTGTCGTGGTCAACATCATGTCGACCTGGAAGAAATTCAGCCTCACATGGATCGAATCCGTGCTCCTCGAGTCAACAGTGAG GTTGTTGATGAAGACATGGAGGAATCTGAGGCCTGTTTTTTGGACCTCATTCGGACCCTTATCAGCAATCCCGAAAAGAGGGAGCATTTCTTCAAG AACATCTTCCCAGAAGAATACGGACCCAAGTTTGACAAAAACCTACAGACACTTATGGAAGTCTTCCTCCTACAGCTGGACCAGATGATTTCAGTCCCAGACCTTTCACAG ACGGTCTCTTGGCTCAGGGCCTGTCCGTCTCTTCTGGAGGAATGCATTCATTCAGTTTCTGTCCCGAAGCAAATGAAGACCCTGCTTGAACACCACAGAGCTAATGGAAATCTTCAGGACAATG AGTCTCTTCACTCTGCTCATAACAGCTGTACATTTTCATCTCAATCTCTCCCTCCGCTGGTTCGAGTCGTCATATCCAGCGATCACACAGAATCTGGTGACCCGTCTGAATCGGGAGCCGATTTAGATGGTCAAGACAAAGATGATACAGATACATCTAGCTGCGCTGCTAaaaagagaaaattcaaaatggagaCAGAGGAGAGAGAAGATGAAgaggatgatgatgacgatgatcAAAACTGGCCAATCGCGGCTGCCCAATCTAGAGGAAAGAGGAACAGTTATGACAGCTCTATTGGTGAAGGGCTGAATCAGACACACACCAAAAAAACCTCCAAAAAATCCTCTAAAAGGAAAAGAGAAGATGCCGCAGAAGTGTCCAGAGAGTTCACATTTATCAATCATTTGGGGGCATACACAG AAGAGTCTTCCTACCAGACCTCTGATGCTTCAAAAGTTCCTTGGTCAGAGGAAGAAACGTTCGGCCTCATTGACATATGGGGGAAAGACAGCGTCCAGCGGAGTCTGAAAGACTGTGCCCGCAACCGACACATTTTCAACCTCATCTCTAAGAAGATGTTCGAGAGAGGGTTTACCAGAACAGCAGAGCAGTGTCACACCAGGATAAAGCGCTTGAAAATGAGCTTTCGACAATGCCATGAAAACAC TGTGAGAGGAGAAAGACCGGAATGGAAGTTCTATAATGTTCTGGAGAAAATTATCTGCCGTAAAGACTCTACAGAACAGGAAGACGGAATTAATGATGTCAGCATTCCAGAAGAGTCCCCAGGACAGCAGGCAGAAGACGACACTGACTGGGATGTTCTTGGTCATGTTGGATTAGAGG GCACCAGGAATATCCCATGGACAGACCTAGAGACACAAACCCTCATCAGGATCTGGGGAGAAGACAAAACCCAGCGAGAGCTGAGAGGGGTTCTCCAGAACGGACACATCTTTGCCATGATCTCAAAAAAGATGGCCGCTCACGGTTATGTTCGAACAGCAGAGCAATGTCAGAGTAGAGTGAAAAGACTGAAGCTGTGCTTCAAACAGTCTTACGAGAGTAAACA CACTGAGGGCAAAGAGCAAGTTGACTTTAAATTCTATAAACAGATGGAGAGAATTATGGCTAATGAAGAATCATGCTCATCACAGATCAAAGAGGAGGAGTCAACAGACATCGAATATCAGGTGTACAAGTACCAGGAAATAG AAACCGCAATGAACTGCATGGATGATAGAAAGAAGGTCGCCTGGTCCGATGCCGAGACGCTGATTCTCCTCCAGTTATGGGGCAATGAACAGGTCCAGCGGAACCTTCAGCTTTGCCCTCACAACGGCCACATCTACTTAGAGATCTCTGAGAAGCTGAACGCTCACGGATACCTGCGCTCGGCTGAGCAATGCCATACCAGAATCAAACGACTCAAAATCAGCTACAGGCAGTGCAGGGACAGCATCAG tTCACCTGAAGCTGAACGCATAGAATTTAAGTTCTATGATCTGATGGAAGACATTTTTCAGAAGAATGCTTCATCCAGAGTGTCAGGAGATAATGAACCCAACAATGGCATCAAATCAG ACTCCCAGGACACCTGCAGCAGGGTGGACCAGACAGCATCCTGGTCAGACTCTGAAACTGTAGCTCTAATAGACATTTGGGCAGAAGATGAGGTGCAGGAGGCCCTGAGAGGATCCGTCCATAATGGCCATGTGTTTGCTGATATAgctgagaaactgaacagtcaGGGATTCTTCAAATCACCAGAGCAATGCAGATGGAAGATCAAGAACCTGACAAAGAATTTCCGACAGTGTTACGAAAGGAAAAA ATGTGGCATAGAGAATGTAGATTGTAAATACTATGATAAACTGGAGCAGGTTCTGGGTGATGAGGCCTTTTCCATGGATGTCTTTGATGAAGATGACCAGGATGCAG AATACCAGCAGGCAGCCATGGTAGCCGTATCTGAATCAGGCAGGAAGATGACCTGGTCAGACCGGGAGACGCAGGCCCTGCTCGACATCTGGGGTGATGACCGTGTGCAGCACAGCCTCATGTCCTGCCCCAAAAACAGGCACATATACAGATATATTTCAAAGAGAATGATGGCACTGGGTTTCAACAGAACAGGCGTTCAATGCCACTCGCGTATAAAAAGACTCAAGTCTCAGTTTTACTATGATGG GGAGGAGTGTAAATTCTATGATCAGCTGGAGCAGATTATTTTAAAGGACAGAACAGCTGATGACCAGGACATCAGTGAGCTGGAATCCATAACTGATTCTGATTCAG ACTCCCTAGCTCTCTCCAAACCGCCAACTGTGGACGGGCCAAAGCTGGCATGGGGTGACAGTGAGACGCACACACTTATATCCATCTGGGGGAGCGACCATATCCAGGAGAGGCTGAAAGGCTGTGTCAAACGCAAACCTGTTTTCCAGCAGATCGCACTGGTCATGGCCGAGAAGGGCTACAGCAGGACAGATGAACAGTGTCGCTCCAGGATTAAAAGACTAAAGGCCAGTTACCGCCAGTGTCTTGATAATTACAG AAACCAAGGGGAGCAGGTGGAGTGGAAGTTTTTCAAGcagctaaataaaatatttgagaaGTACCCTCTAGATGAGACCGAAACCACCACGGCTCAGGAGCCAGAGGCAGTTGGGAGAAAAAACCCCAGTAGGTCTGCAAAAGCACAGAGCTCAGGTGAATCTGACTTGTga